A genomic stretch from Mya arenaria isolate MELC-2E11 chromosome 10, ASM2691426v1 includes:
- the LOC128204081 gene encoding uncharacterized protein LOC128204081 isoform X1 produces MGGMDRIVQNTLPPEAYPRYKQICQHVQRLNRKSHRLITKCGVRDDTNVLGFGEVVINVSSKGQGDPVDVRTLAYKPVDSSRIQRKTFNVEEFKTLNFSSFREGLKIPTIFVADYETFKANDFPSFFGRLIILVAENPVEDEHRSKANDVHIWISTKEKLSQNICNMLEMYALRHIRERTDILLTMTRGCNDQAYYHALQNCLGAQTIAMNSPVINPSTIRGDHHSVQTHRQYSRDSTVEEYLTVSKEAHTRLVDENKQSIRDLHGEIIAMYGRSNLPDNEKPKPRDIDHKVDKCIADAILQEIAGIKGLGYRFGTLNFYANSNILNEEEKQKLLLDINASLARLNIDVDNYVLRVGTHYESFSSNCKVGSKVFAIEGSFGTLGGFAEKTREGTTNMCVLTANHVVSNAENNVLKMIRPQGNLTLGEILPHQDSLQFSNPIDICATKVNTQLLKICETKQKNSDGNESESQVFDFATERISALTGELVYIWGATSSPGKGKIAMPEYFERHRRHLVGIEDEDSSDEEGNAASDKTTFATKGDSGAIICKDDIDSVHNKVVAISMLIGEQTNTHRQTVTLKESKTFQRQVSKSSTGSQSSASAEFQAENQVPRVDSTTAGKRVYLSFQLQAGLQQLNQVHESEFKLC; encoded by the exons GCGGTATGGATAGAATTGTGCAAAACACTTTACCCCCTGAGGCATACCCGAGGTACAAGCAGATATGTCAACACGTACAACGTCTCAACCGAAAAAGCCATAGACTCATTACAAAATGTGGGGTTCGAGATGACACGAATGTTCTGGGATTTGGAGAGGTCGTCATAAACGTTTCAtctaaaggtcaaggtgacccCGTCGACGTCAGAACATTAGCATATAAACCTGTCGATTCAAGTAGGATTCAAAGAAAAACGTTTAATGTTGAAGAGTTTAAAACACTCAATTTTTCCAGCTTTAGAGAGGGTCTAAAGATACCTACCATTTTTGTTGCTGATTATGAAACATTCAAGGCTAATGACTTTCCAAGCTTCTTTGGGCGCTTAATCATACTAGTAGCCGAAAACCCCGTAGAGGATGAGCATCGATCGAAGGCAAATGACGTTCATATTTGGATTTCGACCAAGGAAAAGCTTTCCCAAAACATCTGTAACATGCTTGAAATGTACGCGCTTAGACATATCCGAGAGAGAACAGACATTCTTTTAACAATGACCAGAGGATGTAATGACCAGGCGTACTACCATGCCTTACAAAACTGTTTAGGCGCGCAAACAATTGCAATGAATAGTCCTGTTATCAATCCTTCGACTATTAGAGGTGATCACCATTCTGTCCAAACCCACAGACAAT ACAGCCGCGATTCCACTGTGGAGGAATATCTGACTGTTTCCAAGGAGGCACATACCCGACTTGTTGACGAAAACAAGCAGTCAATAAGAGATTTACATGGCGAAATCATTGCTATGTATGGGCGAAGTAACCTACCCGATAACGAAAAGCCCAAACCACGAGATATCGACCATAAAGTCGACAAATGC atCGCTGATGCTATCCTTCAGGAAATTGCAGGCATTAAGGGTTTAGGCTACAGATTTGGGACCCTAAATTTCTATGCAAACAGTAACATTTTGAACGAAGAAGAAAAGCAAAAACTTCTTCTTGATATCAATGCAAGCTTAGCAAGGTTAAATATTGATGTCGACAATTACGTTTTAAGGGTTGGGACACATTATGAAAGCTTTTCATCAAACTGCAAAGTAGGTAGCAAGGTGTTTGCAATAGAAGGCAGCTTTGGTACGCTTGGTGGGTTTGCTGAAAAAACTAGAGAGGGTACTACAAATATGTGCGTTTTAACCGCGAACCATGTCGTTTCTAATGCAGagaacaatgttttgaaaatgatcaGACCGCAAGGAAATTTAACCTTAGGAGAAATATTGCCTCACCAGGATAGCCTGCAATTTTCTAATCCCATTGACATATGTGCAACAAAAGTAAATACTCAACTGTTGAAAATATGTGAGACAAAACAGAAAAATTCGGATGGGAATGAAAGCGAGAGTCAAGTTTTTGACTTTGCAACTGAACGAATAAGTGCACTTACAGGCGAACTTGTGTATATCTGGGGCGCCACGTCGTCGCCTGGAAAAGGGAAAATAGCAATGCCCGAATATTTTGAAAGACATAGAAGACATCTAGTGGGAATTGAGGACGAAGACTCATCTGACGAGGAGGGAAATGCTGCGAGTgacaaaacaacatttgcaacaaaagGCGATAGCGGCGCCATCATCTGTAAAGACGATATAGATTCAGTTCATAACAAAGTTGTGGCAATTTCTATGCTGATAGGAGAACAAACGAACACACACAGACAAACTGTAACGCTGAAAGAAAGTAAAACATTCCAGCGACAGGTGTCTAAGAGTTCCACTGGAAGTCAATCAAGTGCATCAGCTGAATTTCAAGCCGAGAATCAAGTCCCTAGGGTTGATTCAACAACGGCAGGTAAAAGAGTATATCTATCATTCCAACTCCAAGCAGGCCTTCAGCAACTTAATCAAGTTCATGAGAGCGAATTCAAGTTATGTTAA
- the LOC128204081 gene encoding uncharacterized protein LOC128204081 isoform X3, giving the protein MGGMDRIVQNTLPPEAYPRYKQICQHVQRLNRKSHRLITKCGVRDDTNVLGFGEVVINVSSKGQGDPVDVRTLAYKPVDSSRIQRKTFNVEEFKTLNFSSFREGLKIPTIFVADYETFKANDFPSFFGRLIILVAENPVEDEHRSKANDVHIWISTKEKLSQNICNMLEMYALRHIRERTDILLTMTRGCNDQAYYHALQNCLGAQTIAMNSPVINPSTIRGDHHSVQTHRQYSRDSTVEEYLTVSKEAHTRLVDENKQSIRDLHGEIIAMYGRSNLPDNEKPKPRDIDHKVDKCEIAGIKGLGYRFGTLNFYANSNILNEEEKQKLLLDINASLARLNIDVDNYVLRVGTHYESFSSNCKVGSKVFAIEGSFGTLGGFAEKTREGTTNMCVLTANHVVSNAENNVLKMIRPQGNLTLGEILPHQDSLQFSNPIDICATKVNTQLLKICETKQKNSDGNESESQVFDFATERISALTGELVYIWGATSSPGKGKIAMPEYFERHRRHLVGIEDEDSSDEEGNAASDKTTFATKGDSGAIICKDDIDSVHNKVVAISMLIGEQTNTHRQTVTLKESKTFQRQVSKSSTGSQSSASAEFQAENQVPRVDSTTAGKRVYLSFQLQAGLQQLNQVHESEFKLC; this is encoded by the exons GCGGTATGGATAGAATTGTGCAAAACACTTTACCCCCTGAGGCATACCCGAGGTACAAGCAGATATGTCAACACGTACAACGTCTCAACCGAAAAAGCCATAGACTCATTACAAAATGTGGGGTTCGAGATGACACGAATGTTCTGGGATTTGGAGAGGTCGTCATAAACGTTTCAtctaaaggtcaaggtgacccCGTCGACGTCAGAACATTAGCATATAAACCTGTCGATTCAAGTAGGATTCAAAGAAAAACGTTTAATGTTGAAGAGTTTAAAACACTCAATTTTTCCAGCTTTAGAGAGGGTCTAAAGATACCTACCATTTTTGTTGCTGATTATGAAACATTCAAGGCTAATGACTTTCCAAGCTTCTTTGGGCGCTTAATCATACTAGTAGCCGAAAACCCCGTAGAGGATGAGCATCGATCGAAGGCAAATGACGTTCATATTTGGATTTCGACCAAGGAAAAGCTTTCCCAAAACATCTGTAACATGCTTGAAATGTACGCGCTTAGACATATCCGAGAGAGAACAGACATTCTTTTAACAATGACCAGAGGATGTAATGACCAGGCGTACTACCATGCCTTACAAAACTGTTTAGGCGCGCAAACAATTGCAATGAATAGTCCTGTTATCAATCCTTCGACTATTAGAGGTGATCACCATTCTGTCCAAACCCACAGACAAT ACAGCCGCGATTCCACTGTGGAGGAATATCTGACTGTTTCCAAGGAGGCACATACCCGACTTGTTGACGAAAACAAGCAGTCAATAAGAGATTTACATGGCGAAATCATTGCTATGTATGGGCGAAGTAACCTACCCGATAACGAAAAGCCCAAACCACGAGATATCGACCATAAAGTCGACAAATGC GAAATTGCAGGCATTAAGGGTTTAGGCTACAGATTTGGGACCCTAAATTTCTATGCAAACAGTAACATTTTGAACGAAGAAGAAAAGCAAAAACTTCTTCTTGATATCAATGCAAGCTTAGCAAGGTTAAATATTGATGTCGACAATTACGTTTTAAGGGTTGGGACACATTATGAAAGCTTTTCATCAAACTGCAAAGTAGGTAGCAAGGTGTTTGCAATAGAAGGCAGCTTTGGTACGCTTGGTGGGTTTGCTGAAAAAACTAGAGAGGGTACTACAAATATGTGCGTTTTAACCGCGAACCATGTCGTTTCTAATGCAGagaacaatgttttgaaaatgatcaGACCGCAAGGAAATTTAACCTTAGGAGAAATATTGCCTCACCAGGATAGCCTGCAATTTTCTAATCCCATTGACATATGTGCAACAAAAGTAAATACTCAACTGTTGAAAATATGTGAGACAAAACAGAAAAATTCGGATGGGAATGAAAGCGAGAGTCAAGTTTTTGACTTTGCAACTGAACGAATAAGTGCACTTACAGGCGAACTTGTGTATATCTGGGGCGCCACGTCGTCGCCTGGAAAAGGGAAAATAGCAATGCCCGAATATTTTGAAAGACATAGAAGACATCTAGTGGGAATTGAGGACGAAGACTCATCTGACGAGGAGGGAAATGCTGCGAGTgacaaaacaacatttgcaacaaaagGCGATAGCGGCGCCATCATCTGTAAAGACGATATAGATTCAGTTCATAACAAAGTTGTGGCAATTTCTATGCTGATAGGAGAACAAACGAACACACACAGACAAACTGTAACGCTGAAAGAAAGTAAAACATTCCAGCGACAGGTGTCTAAGAGTTCCACTGGAAGTCAATCAAGTGCATCAGCTGAATTTCAAGCCGAGAATCAAGTCCCTAGGGTTGATTCAACAACGGCAGGTAAAAGAGTATATCTATCATTCCAACTCCAAGCAGGCCTTCAGCAACTTAATCAAGTTCATGAGAGCGAATTCAAGTTATGTTAA
- the LOC128204081 gene encoding uncharacterized protein LOC128204081 isoform X2, which produces MDRIVQNTLPPEAYPRYKQICQHVQRLNRKSHRLITKCGVRDDTNVLGFGEVVINVSSKGQGDPVDVRTLAYKPVDSSRIQRKTFNVEEFKTLNFSSFREGLKIPTIFVADYETFKANDFPSFFGRLIILVAENPVEDEHRSKANDVHIWISTKEKLSQNICNMLEMYALRHIRERTDILLTMTRGCNDQAYYHALQNCLGAQTIAMNSPVINPSTIRGDHHSVQTHRQYSRDSTVEEYLTVSKEAHTRLVDENKQSIRDLHGEIIAMYGRSNLPDNEKPKPRDIDHKVDKCIADAILQEIAGIKGLGYRFGTLNFYANSNILNEEEKQKLLLDINASLARLNIDVDNYVLRVGTHYESFSSNCKVGSKVFAIEGSFGTLGGFAEKTREGTTNMCVLTANHVVSNAENNVLKMIRPQGNLTLGEILPHQDSLQFSNPIDICATKVNTQLLKICETKQKNSDGNESESQVFDFATERISALTGELVYIWGATSSPGKGKIAMPEYFERHRRHLVGIEDEDSSDEEGNAASDKTTFATKGDSGAIICKDDIDSVHNKVVAISMLIGEQTNTHRQTVTLKESKTFQRQVSKSSTGSQSSASAEFQAENQVPRVDSTTAGKRVYLSFQLQAGLQQLNQVHESEFKLC; this is translated from the exons ATGGATAGAATTGTGCAAAACACTTTACCCCCTGAGGCATACCCGAGGTACAAGCAGATATGTCAACACGTACAACGTCTCAACCGAAAAAGCCATAGACTCATTACAAAATGTGGGGTTCGAGATGACACGAATGTTCTGGGATTTGGAGAGGTCGTCATAAACGTTTCAtctaaaggtcaaggtgacccCGTCGACGTCAGAACATTAGCATATAAACCTGTCGATTCAAGTAGGATTCAAAGAAAAACGTTTAATGTTGAAGAGTTTAAAACACTCAATTTTTCCAGCTTTAGAGAGGGTCTAAAGATACCTACCATTTTTGTTGCTGATTATGAAACATTCAAGGCTAATGACTTTCCAAGCTTCTTTGGGCGCTTAATCATACTAGTAGCCGAAAACCCCGTAGAGGATGAGCATCGATCGAAGGCAAATGACGTTCATATTTGGATTTCGACCAAGGAAAAGCTTTCCCAAAACATCTGTAACATGCTTGAAATGTACGCGCTTAGACATATCCGAGAGAGAACAGACATTCTTTTAACAATGACCAGAGGATGTAATGACCAGGCGTACTACCATGCCTTACAAAACTGTTTAGGCGCGCAAACAATTGCAATGAATAGTCCTGTTATCAATCCTTCGACTATTAGAGGTGATCACCATTCTGTCCAAACCCACAGACAAT ACAGCCGCGATTCCACTGTGGAGGAATATCTGACTGTTTCCAAGGAGGCACATACCCGACTTGTTGACGAAAACAAGCAGTCAATAAGAGATTTACATGGCGAAATCATTGCTATGTATGGGCGAAGTAACCTACCCGATAACGAAAAGCCCAAACCACGAGATATCGACCATAAAGTCGACAAATGC atCGCTGATGCTATCCTTCAGGAAATTGCAGGCATTAAGGGTTTAGGCTACAGATTTGGGACCCTAAATTTCTATGCAAACAGTAACATTTTGAACGAAGAAGAAAAGCAAAAACTTCTTCTTGATATCAATGCAAGCTTAGCAAGGTTAAATATTGATGTCGACAATTACGTTTTAAGGGTTGGGACACATTATGAAAGCTTTTCATCAAACTGCAAAGTAGGTAGCAAGGTGTTTGCAATAGAAGGCAGCTTTGGTACGCTTGGTGGGTTTGCTGAAAAAACTAGAGAGGGTACTACAAATATGTGCGTTTTAACCGCGAACCATGTCGTTTCTAATGCAGagaacaatgttttgaaaatgatcaGACCGCAAGGAAATTTAACCTTAGGAGAAATATTGCCTCACCAGGATAGCCTGCAATTTTCTAATCCCATTGACATATGTGCAACAAAAGTAAATACTCAACTGTTGAAAATATGTGAGACAAAACAGAAAAATTCGGATGGGAATGAAAGCGAGAGTCAAGTTTTTGACTTTGCAACTGAACGAATAAGTGCACTTACAGGCGAACTTGTGTATATCTGGGGCGCCACGTCGTCGCCTGGAAAAGGGAAAATAGCAATGCCCGAATATTTTGAAAGACATAGAAGACATCTAGTGGGAATTGAGGACGAAGACTCATCTGACGAGGAGGGAAATGCTGCGAGTgacaaaacaacatttgcaacaaaagGCGATAGCGGCGCCATCATCTGTAAAGACGATATAGATTCAGTTCATAACAAAGTTGTGGCAATTTCTATGCTGATAGGAGAACAAACGAACACACACAGACAAACTGTAACGCTGAAAGAAAGTAAAACATTCCAGCGACAGGTGTCTAAGAGTTCCACTGGAAGTCAATCAAGTGCATCAGCTGAATTTCAAGCCGAGAATCAAGTCCCTAGGGTTGATTCAACAACGGCAGGTAAAAGAGTATATCTATCATTCCAACTCCAAGCAGGCCTTCAGCAACTTAATCAAGTTCATGAGAGCGAATTCAAGTTATGTTAA